DNA from Daucus carota subsp. sativus chromosome 1, DH1 v3.0, whole genome shotgun sequence:
GCAAGAGAGATATAATTGCTGAAATGGACACAGGTGATGAGATTGTTGATGTTGATGAAAATACTATGGACCCGCAGTTATGTGCAACCATGGCCTGTGATATATACAAGCACTTGAGGGCATCTGAGGTTTAATGCTATACTTTTTGAGTATACATGCTCTTAAATATTCTGTGCAATTTTGTCATTCATTGAAATCCTACTTCTCTGTGTGTCAAAGTTACATAGTTGAAAACTTGAAATAATGCAGCAGTCACCATTATTTGTTTATCTAGTCAGATAGAGCATccgaatttttatatatttcaagtTCAATGAGAATTGTGCACTTGCTGATATTTTCACAGCTTTAAACATTGCGGACCTGCGGGTTACGAATTATACATGTGATTATGTGAAAGAGTGGTTTATTATATCATTCGCATTGCAGTTTAGTATCTCTGTGGCTGTCCTTTCTTAATCTTcagattaaataataaaaggCATTAGGAAAATTCCTCGAACTTTCGATTTTGGATTAGTATATCTAGTATGCACTAACATACTTAGCAGTTTAAACTTCTAAGTATGCACTAAAATCAATTTTTGATTTTGGATTGCGGTCGCATAGACTTTAACTTCTAAATGATATACCTAACTGATTATCTGAGCTCTCGAGTAtcagtttatatatttatttacataGTAGTGATAACATTTTCACAGTATTAATAATTTCAAAGATGATTAATTTGGCTGTGATGAAGATACTGAAATTGAATTTATATGTcgcttttatattttaactatagGTGAAGAAAAGGCCTTCCACTGACTTCATGGAGAAGGTTCAGAAGGACATAAATACCAACATGCGTGCAATATTAGTTGACTGGCTAGTGGAGGTATTCACTTAATTACAATACCACAAAATCCAGGATGCACCAACACTTTCAGACATTGATTTTCCACTACGTACTTGGCACATAAATGCATACTTTCAACTTAGCACATATATGCCTACTTTCAGGTTGCTGAAGAATATAGGCTTGTCCCTGACACGCTGTACCTGACTGTTAACTATGTAGACCGGTACCTTTCTGGCAATTCGATGGACAGAGAAAAGTTACAATTGCTTGGTGTTGCTTGTATGATGATTGCCTCGTAAGGACATTTTAGTTTTCCTTATTACATATAAAGATGTTTGTATATATGTGTTCTTCCTTACTTCCTAGACTCATACCTAAACTAAGATTTTAATGTTGGCAGCAAATACGAGGAGATTTGTGCTCCCCAAGTTGAAGAGTTCTGTTACATAACTGATAACACATACTTCAAGGAAGAGGTGCTTTTTAATCTACTGTTGCTTAAGAACTTGCATTATAGTATTTTGGAACGTTGAAGAGAGTTGAAGCAACATTATTTCTGCAGGTTTTGGAAATGGAAACTACTGTTCTGTATTTCCTGAAGTTTGAAATGACAGCCCCTACGGCTAAATGCTTTTTAAGGTAATATGATTAGACTACTAGAGTTGAACTACCTTCACATcctatatttttttgtattattaaCATTGTAAGACTATTATTTCATGTAGGCGGTTTGTTCGTGTTGCTCAAGCAGTCACTGAGGTATCTTATGAAACTTGTAACTTGTTCTTTGTCAAATTATGATGTTaatttttaaactttaaagAATGCAGcaacacataaaataaaatgtatttaggtttttatattttgttgatgATTGGTTTTGTGCTCAAATTCATAGAGAAATATCCCACTCTGTTTTTTAGTCAAGAATGTTTAAATTTAGTCACATCAAATTAGCATCACCGTTTCTGCTGTTTTGTTCATAAAATAATTCTGCAACATCCGATCTCTGTGTTGAAAATAATAGTGGTCTCTATAGGGTCCAGCAATGCAATTAGAGTGTATGACAAACTACTTGGCAGAGCTAACTCTTCCACAATACCACATGCTTCGTTATGCCCCATCACTAATTGCTGCTTCAGCAACTTTCTTGGCCAGATACCTACTTTTCCCATCAAGGAGACCTTGGGTATGTACCAATAACTCATTCGTTTAATTTCTGATATATCAAGCAGTCAGAAAAATCATGTCATCTTCAGCATCTAAATATATACACTTTTGGATTCAGAACTCAACCTTGCTGCATTACACACTCTACAAGGCTTCAGATCTGTTGGAATGTGTTAGTGCACTGCATATCCTTTGCCGCAACAACCTCAGTTGTAGTTTGCCAGCAATCAGAGAAAAGTACAGCCAACATAAAGTGAGCAAATTTTCATGTCCTTGATACAAATTCTGTGTTTGAAGATATTTCCATACATTTTGGATATTTTCTGTATCCTTTTTGACTTACTTTACTATTATGATTCCTGGGTAAGGtcactaaattctaaatcaTGACTTGAGCCTTAGAAATTTTAATGACAATAACAAGATTTGAGCCTTAAACTTCTCTGTTCATTTCTAAATCAACACTCTGTTAGTCAAGGATCCTTCTAAAATTCTAAAACTTAGTACTTGATACATGGTTGATGCATTGCGCTCGCCAAATTATTTTGACTTCTGCACTTCTAGATTAATATCTTTATGCAGAACAAGTGCTGCTAACTAtgtatcttcttcttttttgtgcAACGGAATCATGCTAATACATTTGCATTTTATGTATCAGTACAAGTTTGTTGCCAAGATATACTGCCCTCCATCAATTCCTCAAGAATACTTCCAAGACCTATGAGGCCACTAGATGATGATCAAGATGTTTTAGTTTGCCAGAGTGGGCTGCTAAGTAAAATGTGAAACACCAAGTTCTGTACCCTTACCTTTCTTTCTAGTTGTAGTTAAAAGGAAATAGACTTAAAGTAGTCATCTTTGTTATCATGATGATAACCCTTTAGATTGCTAAAAGATTTGGCCCCTTTTGCTTTTATAGGGGATCAACAAAAGTTTAAACCTTGAAGCCCcttattttagtttaaaatagTGGTTTAATATTCTATGAATTTAACAGAGGTGACAAGCACACCGTGCTGTTTCATTTCATTGCTAATGTGTATATCAGTATATTATATTCACCCAATTTATCAGTATATGTAACTTGTGTCTGTACAATGTACGTTATTCACATACTTTTGGAATTGAGTGAGAAATGATGTTTGAATTGTAAGTATATCATGCGGACTGAGAAATAGTGGAATGCAACAATCACaaagatctttttttttttttttaaattgtgtttgataatatataa
Protein-coding regions in this window:
- the LOC108223342 gene encoding cyclin-A1-4 isoform X1; this encodes MSTQKRISSGKSMVVKRQSENVGKASGIVPKKRPALANITNQRHGSLANSTISSKVGTLSKNANVGYRASNLPAPTFVKPCTGVLNKNSKTFTSSDGTFSRNKAPYANCNMETSSFKSDALSVAMDGSMSSSDSLKSPDVEYIDNTDVAAIDSIERKTCSKLFISDDEKTTGSICKRDIIAEMDTGDEIVDVDENTMDPQLCATMACDIYKHLRASEVKKRPSTDFMEKVQKDINTNMRAILVDWLVEVAEEYRLVPDTLYLTVNYVDRYLSGNSMDREKLQLLGVACMMIASKYEEICAPQVEEFCYITDNTYFKEEVLEMETTVLYFLKFEMTAPTAKCFLRRFVRVAQAVTEGPAMQLECMTNYLAELTLPQYHMLRYAPSLIAASATFLARYLLFPSRRPWNSTLLHYTLYKASDLLECVSALHILCRNNLSCSLPAIREKYSQHKYKFVAKIYCPPSIPQEYFQDL
- the LOC108223342 gene encoding cyclin-A1-1 isoform X2, which gives rise to MSTQKRISSGKSMVVKRQSENVGKASGIVPKKRPALANITNQRHGSLANSTISSKVGTLSKNANVGYRASNLPAPTFVKPCTGVLTPYANCNMETSSFKSDALSVAMDGSMSSSDSLKSPDVEYIDNTDVAAIDSIERKTCSKLFISDDEKTTGSICKRDIIAEMDTGDEIVDVDENTMDPQLCATMACDIYKHLRASEVKKRPSTDFMEKVQKDINTNMRAILVDWLVEVAEEYRLVPDTLYLTVNYVDRYLSGNSMDREKLQLLGVACMMIASKYEEICAPQVEEFCYITDNTYFKEEVLEMETTVLYFLKFEMTAPTAKCFLRRFVRVAQAVTEGPAMQLECMTNYLAELTLPQYHMLRYAPSLIAASATFLARYLLFPSRRPWNSTLLHYTLYKASDLLECVSALHILCRNNLSCSLPAIREKYSQHKYKFVAKIYCPPSIPQEYFQDL